In Lathamus discolor isolate bLatDis1 chromosome 1, bLatDis1.hap1, whole genome shotgun sequence, the following are encoded in one genomic region:
- the CHMP3 gene encoding charged multivesicular body protein 3 isoform X2 has product MRVIDRQIRDIQREEEKVKRSIKDAAKKGQKDVCVILAKELIRSRKAVSKLYASKAHMNSVLMGMKNQLAVLRVAGSLQKSTEVMKAMQNLVKIPEIQATMRELSKEMMKAGIIEEMLEDTFESLEDQEEMEEEAEMEIDKILFEITAGALGKAPSKVTDALPEPEPMGATAAVDEEEDIEAMQSRLATLRS; this is encoded by the exons atgagagTGATTGATAGACAGATCAGAG ATAtccagagggaagaggagaaggtgAAGAGGTCAATAAAGGATGCTGCCAAAAAGGGTCAGAAAGATGTGTGTGTGATCCTGGCCAAGGAATTGATCCGCTCCCGAAAGGCCGTAAGCAAACTCTATGCATCCAAAGCCCACATGAACTCTGTTCTCATGGGGATGAAGAACCAGCTTG CGGTGCTGAGAGTAGCAGGTTCATTGCAGAAGAGCACAGAAGTCATGAAAGCTATGCAAAACCTAGTCAAAATCCCTGAAATCCAAGCGACGATGAGGGAGTTGTCCAAAGAGATGATGAAG GCTGGTATTATAGAGGAGATGCTGGAGGACACCTTTGAAAGCCTGGAGGATCAGGAGGAaatggaggaggaagcagagatggaaATCGACAAAATCCTGTTTGAAATCACAGCTG GGGCCTTGGGTAAAGCACCCAGTAAAGTCACAGATGCTCTTCCAGAGCCCGAGCCGATGGGAGCGACAGCTGCTGTGGATGAGGAGGAAGACATCGAGGCGATGCAGTCACGGTTGGCCACCCTCCGCAGCTAA
- the CHMP3 gene encoding charged multivesicular body protein 3 isoform X1, whose amino-acid sequence MGLFGKTPEKPPKELVNEWSLKIRKEMRVIDRQIRDIQREEEKVKRSIKDAAKKGQKDVCVILAKELIRSRKAVSKLYASKAHMNSVLMGMKNQLAVLRVAGSLQKSTEVMKAMQNLVKIPEIQATMRELSKEMMKAGIIEEMLEDTFESLEDQEEMEEEAEMEIDKILFEITAGALGKAPSKVTDALPEPEPMGATAAVDEEEDIEAMQSRLATLRS is encoded by the exons ATGGGGCTGTTCGGGAAGACCCCCGAGAAGCCGCCCAAGGAGCTG gtcAATGAATGGTCCTTGAAgataaggaaagaaatgagagTGATTGATAGACAGATCAGAG ATAtccagagggaagaggagaaggtgAAGAGGTCAATAAAGGATGCTGCCAAAAAGGGTCAGAAAGATGTGTGTGTGATCCTGGCCAAGGAATTGATCCGCTCCCGAAAGGCCGTAAGCAAACTCTATGCATCCAAAGCCCACATGAACTCTGTTCTCATGGGGATGAAGAACCAGCTTG CGGTGCTGAGAGTAGCAGGTTCATTGCAGAAGAGCACAGAAGTCATGAAAGCTATGCAAAACCTAGTCAAAATCCCTGAAATCCAAGCGACGATGAGGGAGTTGTCCAAAGAGATGATGAAG GCTGGTATTATAGAGGAGATGCTGGAGGACACCTTTGAAAGCCTGGAGGATCAGGAGGAaatggaggaggaagcagagatggaaATCGACAAAATCCTGTTTGAAATCACAGCTG GGGCCTTGGGTAAAGCACCCAGTAAAGTCACAGATGCTCTTCCAGAGCCCGAGCCGATGGGAGCGACAGCTGCTGTGGATGAGGAGGAAGACATCGAGGCGATGCAGTCACGGTTGGCCACCCTCCGCAGCTAA
- the RNF103 gene encoding E3 ubiquitin-protein ligase RNF103 isoform X1, which produces MWVKLCCLLLYFLALFVLARVFEAVAWYESGFLATQLVDPVALSFRKLRTILECRGLGHSGLPEKKDVRELVEKSGDLMEGELYSALKEEEASESVSSTNFSGEMHFYELVEDTKDGIWLVQVIANDRSPLVGKVHWEKMVKKVSRFGIRTGTFNCSSDPRYCRRRGWLKSTLIMSVPQTSTSKGKVMLKEYNGRRIEVEHIFKWITAHAASRIKTIYNWEHLKEEWNKSDQYRVKIYLFANLDQPPAFFSALSVKFTGRVEFIFVNVENWDNKSSMAEIGVYKTPSYILRTPEGIYRYGNNTGEFISLRAMDSFLRSLQPEVNDLFVLSLVLVNLMAWMDLFITQGATIKRFVVLISTLGTYNSLLIISWLPVLGFLQLPYLDSFYEYSLKLFRYSNTTTLASWVRADWMFYSSHPALFLSTYLGHGLLIDYFEKKRRRNNNTDEVNANNLEWLSSLWDWYTSYLFHPIASFQHFPFDSDWDEDPDLFLERLAFPDLWLHPLIPTDYIKNLPMWRFKCLGVHSDEETFQDSESDSDSESKEVFSSEKEVSEDEELNTFHKEGEPGVEPCLCANKYCHHEPYDGKARSYGSSSIAGDMEPDWSAWPAEMLHCTECVVCLENFADGCLLMGLPCGHVFHQNCIVMWLAGGRHCCPVCRWASYKAKQPYTHPPPLASDTPS; this is translated from the exons ATGTGGGTGAAgctgtgctgtttgctgctcTACTTCCTGGCGCTCTTCGTGCTGGCCAGGGTGTTCGAGGCCGTGGCGTGGTACGAGAGCGGGTTCCTGGCCACGCAGCTGGTGGACCCGGTGGCGCTGAGCTTTAGGAAGCTGCGGACTATCCTGGAGTGCCGAGGGTTGGGGCATTCCGGGCTGCCCGAGAAGAAGGATGTGCGGGAGCTGGTGGAGAAGTCAG GAGACCTCATGGAAGGAGAGCTTTATTCGGCTCTCAAGGAAGAAGAGGCTTCTGAATCGGTTTCCAGTACAAACTTCAGTGGTGAAATGCACTTCTATGAGCTTGTAGAAGACACAAAAGATGGGATCTGGCTGGTTCAG GTCATAGCAAATGACAGAAGCCCACTGGTGGGTAAAGTCCACTGGGAGAAAATGGTGAAGAAAGTATCAAGATTTGGCATACGTACCGGCACTTTTAACTGTTCCAGCGACCCCAG ATACTGCAGGAGGAGGGGTTGGCTGAAATCCACCCTCATCATGTCAGTGCCACAAACCAGCACCTCCAAGGGAAAAGTGATGCTGAAGGAATACAACGGGCGCAGAATCGAGGTGGAGCACATCTTCAAATGGATCACAGCCCACGCTGCTTCTCGGATCAAAACCATTTACAACTGGGAGCATTTAAAGGAAGAATGGAACAAAAGCGACCAGTACCGTGTGAAAATATACCTGTTTGCCAACCTGGACCAGCCCCCAGCTTTCTTCTCTGCACTCAGTGTAAAGTTTACTGGAAGAGTAGAGTTTATTTTTGTGAACGTGGAAAACTGGGACAATAAAAGTTCCATGGCAGAAATTGGTGTCTATAAGACACCATCCTACATCCTTAGGACTCCCGAGGGGATTTACAGGTATGGAAATAACACCGGTGAATTCATATCCCTACGTGCCATGGATTCCTTTTTGCGCTCGTTACAACCAGAAGTTaatgatttgtttgttttaagcttGGTTTTGGTTAATCTCATGGCTTGGATGGACCTGTTTATTACACAGGGAGCTACTATAAAGCGTTTTGTGGTTCTTATAAGCACTTTAGGGACGTATAATTCATTATTGATTATTTCCTGGCTGCCCGTGTTAGGTTTTTTGCAACTCCCCTATTTAGACAGCTTTTATGAGTACAGCTTAAAACTCTTCAGGTACTCCAACACAACTACTTTGGCTTCTTGGGTAAGAGCCGATTGGATGTTCTACTCGTCGCATCCAGCCCTCTTCCTCAGCACGTACCTTGGTCACGGTTTACTAATCGATTActttgagaagaaaagaagacgCAATAACAACACCGATGAAGTAAATGCTAATAATCTGGAGTGGCTCTCGAGCCTGTGGGACTGGTACACCAGCTACTTGTTTCATCCCATTGCTTCTTTTCAACACTTTCCCTTTGATTCGGATTGGGATGAAGACCCAGATTTGTTCCTGGAGCGGTTGGCCTTCCCCGACCTCTGGCTTCACCCTCTGATACCAACCGATTACATAAAGAACTTACCAATGTGGAGGTTTAAATGCCTCGGGGTCCATTCCGATGAGGAGACCTTTCAAGACAGTGAAAGTGACTCTGACAGTGAAAGCAAAGAGGTCTTCAGTAGCGAAAAGGAAGTCTCGGAGGACGAGGAGCTAAACACGTTCCACAAGGAGGGGGAGCCTGGTGTGGAGCCCTGTTTGTGTGCCAATAAATATTGTCACCACGAGCCATATGATGGGAAAGCAAGGTCCTACGGCTCATCCAGCATTGCGGGTGACATGGAGCCGGACTGGTCAGCCTGGCCCGCCGAGATGTTGCACTGTACAGAGTGTGTGGTGTGTCTAGAAAATTTCGCAGATGGGTGTTTGCTCATGGGCCTGCCCTGCGGCCACGTGTTCCACCAGAATTGCATCGTGATGTGGCTGGCGGGGGGCAGACACTGCTGCCCCGTCTGCAGGTGGGCTTCCTACAAAGCCAAGCAGCCATACACACACCCGCCGCCTTTGGCGAGTGATACCCCATCTTAG
- the RNF103 gene encoding E3 ubiquitin-protein ligase RNF103 isoform X2 — MWVKLCCLLLYFLALFVLARVFEAVAWYESGFLATQLVDPVALSFRKLRTILECRGLGHSGLPEKKDVRELVEKSGDLMEGELYSALKEEEASESVSSTNFSGEMHFYELVEDTKDGIWLVQL, encoded by the exons ATGTGGGTGAAgctgtgctgtttgctgctcTACTTCCTGGCGCTCTTCGTGCTGGCCAGGGTGTTCGAGGCCGTGGCGTGGTACGAGAGCGGGTTCCTGGCCACGCAGCTGGTGGACCCGGTGGCGCTGAGCTTTAGGAAGCTGCGGACTATCCTGGAGTGCCGAGGGTTGGGGCATTCCGGGCTGCCCGAGAAGAAGGATGTGCGGGAGCTGGTGGAGAAGTCAG GAGACCTCATGGAAGGAGAGCTTTATTCGGCTCTCAAGGAAGAAGAGGCTTCTGAATCGGTTTCCAGTACAAACTTCAGTGGTGAAATGCACTTCTATGAGCTTGTAGAAGACACAAAAGATGGGATCTGGCTGGTTCAG TTGTGA